One window of Nicotiana tomentosiformis chromosome 11, ASM39032v3, whole genome shotgun sequence genomic DNA carries:
- the LOC104114238 gene encoding ADP-ribosylation factor 2, producing MGLTFTKLFSRLFAKKEMRILMVGLDAAGKTTILYKLKLGEIVTTIPTIGFNVETVEYKNISFTVWDVGGQDKIRPLWRHYFQNTQGLIFVVDSNDRDRVVEARDELHRMLNEDELRDAVLLVFANKQDLPNAMNAAEITDKLGLHSLRQRHWYIQSTCATSGEGLYEGLDWLSNNIANKA from the exons ATGGGGCTGACATTCACCAAGCTGTTCAGCCGGCTATTTGCAAAGAAGGAAATGCGCATTCTCATGGTTGGTCTTGATGCAGCTGGTAAAACCACCATATTGTACAAGCTCAAGCTGGGCGAGATCGTCACCACCATTCCTACTATTG GTTTCAATGTGGAGACCGTTGAGTACAAGAACATCAGCTTCACCGTTTGGGATGTCGGGGGTCAGGACAAG ATCCGTCCATTGTGGAGGCACTATTTCCAGAACACTCAGGGTCTCATTTTTGTGGTTGATAGCAATGACAGAGACCGTGTTGTGGAGGCAAGAGATGAATTGCACAGGATGTTGAACGAG GATGAGCTTCGGGATGCTGTGCTGCTTGTGTTTGCTAACAAACAAGATCTTCCTAATGCAATGAATGCTGCTGAAATAACTGATAAGCTTGGACTCCACTCTCTCAGGCAGCGTCACTG GTACATCCAGAGCACTTGTGCAACTTCTGGAGAGGGACTTTATGAGGGGCTTGATTGGCTTTCTAACAATATTGCTAACAAG GCCTAA